In Flavobacterium piscisymbiosum, the sequence TTCGAAAGTACCGCAAATACTATCATAATCAATTATTCAGATAACGGAAAAGGATGTAAAATAGATCAAATTGTAAAAAATGGCTTGCAAAGTATGGAAAACCGTATTTTATCTATAAAAGGAACTATTACTTTTGACTCTGAACCTGAAAAAAGTTTCAAAGTAAAAATAACACTGCCTAAATAAAAGCCTATGTTTAAAAAAGTAATAATAGCCGAAGATCTTGATGCTATCAGTTTAGGAATTGAACAAGTTTTAAAAGATTTAAATATTGTCGATTTTCAACATTCAAAATATTGTGATGATGCGTTTTTGAAAATACGCGCTGCTATTCATAAAAATGAACCTTATGATTTATTAATTAGTGATCTTTCATTCAAAACAGATCATCGGGAAGTAAAAATTACCAACGGTGATGAATTGGTTCAAAAAGTTCGGGAATTACAGCCTGATATTAAAATTATCGCCTATTCTGTAGAAGATAAAAGTTACCGTATAAAATCACTTTTTGACAATGCCGAAATTGATGGCTTTGTATTAAAAGGCCTGACCAGTATTCAGGAATTAAAGAAAGCCATACATCTTATTTCGACCTCTGAAGGAAAATATATTTCTCCCGAAGTTGCTTCGGCATTGCAAGAAAAAAACAATTACGAGATTGACGACATCGATATTAAAATTCTAAAACATTTGTCTGACGGTACTTCGCAGGATGAGATTGTAGAAATTTTTAAAACCTCAGATGTCAAAGCCAATAGCAAAAGCGCATTAGAAAAAAGACTTTCAAGATTAAAAGACTTTTTTAAAGCAAATAATACTGTTCATCTGGTTTCTATTGCAAAAGATATGGGGATTATTTAAAATCTCGTTATAAATTATTAATTCTATAAAGCTCCTTCGGGGGCTTTTTTTTATGGCTTAAAATTTAAAAAAATACGGATTATGGATTTCCGTAAAATATTGATTTCAAATAGATTTAAGTTTGAATTGTTAAAAATTACAATCTAACAATTAAACCTAAAAACATGAAAAATTATTACGTAAACAACTCAGCACAATCAAGTGGAGATCATGAAGTTCATACTGATGAATGCCTATATTTTAAAAGCATAGTAAGTAAAAAATTCTTAGGAAGTTTTTCTAACTGTAAAGCTGCAGTCGAAGAAGCTAAAAAAACATACTCTAAATCGGATGGTTGCAAAACTTGTTGCAATGAATGCCATAAAAGCTAAAAATTATGGGCTTTCGATTTCAAAAAAGAATAAAACTTGGAGGAGGATTTGGATTTAATATAAGCAAATCCGGAATTTCTCCGAGTTTAAAAACAAAAATGGGATCATTTAGTAAAAACAGTTATTCTGTAAAAACAGGAATTTCGGGATTAAGATATCAAAATAGCGGATGTCTTGTTCTATTTGGATTTACTGGAATTATCGCATTCTTAATTTTTACATTAAAACATTTATAATCATGAATAATAGAATAAAATATACTGGAATATTTATAGTCATAATACTATTGGGATTAATCATTTCTTGTTCTGACTCGTCAGATTCATCAAATTCAACAGACGGATCAGCCAATTCAAATTGTCCAACCAAAACTTGTGGCGATTTTAAAACTCAGGGACAGGCACAAGCAACATACGATAGCAACAGAAGCTGTTATAAAAATCTCGATGCTGATAATGACGGAACTGCATGCGAAAATTTATCTAAAAAATAACAAAAACCAATGATAACACTAGAACTAAAAAGCCATTTTTTAAGATTATATCAAATGGCATTATCTGATGATCAATTTGATGTTTTAGAACTTCAAATGTTGTATCACTTTGCAGATGAACGCGGAATTCCAAGGGAGGAACTAGATAAACTTTTTCTCAATCCTATTAATACCGAATTGATTGTACCGGAAAATTTAACCACCAAAATCGAATACTTGTATGATTTTACAAGGATCATTTGGGCCGATGGTAAAATTACCGATGACGAAGAAAATATGCTGAAAAAGTATTGCAGGAAATTTAATTTTCTGGATGAAAACATCAATGATTTATCCAGTTATCTTATTGATTGCGTCCAGAAAAATGTTCAGAAAGAAGAAATTATTAGTCAATTAAATTCCTAAGTTATGAAACCACTAGCACAACTATTCAGTTTAAAGAAAACAGAGGATTCTCACATCAAAACTTTAGACGAAAATGAAGATGACAGAGAACAAATCAGAATAACCTATTATCAAAGCGGTTTTGCTGCATCGATAAAAGCGACTGGAAAACCAATTGTTCTAAAAGCCTGTCTGCAGAATTTATACATGAGTTTTGAAGACCAATGTCGAAAACAAAAATTAGATCAAGACCGACTCAAACAACCTTATAAAGAAGAACAGGAAAAAAACAGAACTGAACTTAAAAAATCTGAAGCTGCAATAGGCATCTACGAAAAGAAAGAACAGGATATTAATACTGAAATCGACCAGATTAAAACCGAAATCATTGAGGTAAAACGCAATCCTGATAAGTACGGTATCGAAGATGGTAAAGGTTTAAAAGCGCAATTTTATATTGGTTTGTTCTTATTATTACCAATAACGCTTTATGTATTAGTATTTTATATTTCGGCATCTTATTCTGCTTTTTTCAAAGAGTTTGCCAATGACAGTTTAACTGCAGCCATTTTTGATGCCAATGCATTAACGAATTCTTTTAAGGCTAGTTGGCTCGAAGGTGTTTTGGTAACTACAATTCCGTTTGTATTTATGGGACTGGGTTATGTCATTCATATGGTTCAAAAAGGAAAAGGAATTAAAAATATTTTTAGAATGATTGCCCTTTTTGTAACAACCTTTTTGTTCGATGCGCTATTGGCTTATCAAATCGAAAAGAAAATATATGAATTTAATAAAACTACAGATTCTGCTCCTTATAATTTAAATATTGCTTTAGGCGAAGCTGAGTTTTGGATGATTATTTTCGCAGGATTTGTAGTGTATATTATTTGGGGACTTGTTTTTGATTTTGTAATGAAAGAGTTTGAAAACATCGATAAAATAAGAGCTTTTATAAGAGGAAAAAGAGAAAACCTCATCGACTTAGAAAAATTAAAAACAGATTATGTAAACAAAGTCAACGATTTTAAGCAACAAATTGCTACCATAAACGGAAAAATCTCTGAACTTCAATCTAAAATTGATGGTTTCGTATTTCCTGTAAAAGAATATCTGCATTATCATCATCAATATAAAGAAGGCTGGTTTCAGGCTATTAATACCGAAATCGCGCTGCCTTACATTGAGAAAACTGAATTACTGGAAAGCTGCGATCTTTCGTCAGAAGAACATTTAAGCAAATTAAATCTGGTTGATCCTGATTTTCAACACTTGGTTTATTCTAAAAATTAATTGCTATGAAAAATACTTTTACCCTAATTGCAATGTCTTTTTTAGTCATTTCTACTTTTTCATGCAAAAAAGAATCAGATAAAGACGAAACAGAAGTTGCTGTAAAAAACACTGTCTCCGAAGATTACAACATTAGTTTACTGCTTGACTTATCGGATAGAATTAGTCTTGAAAAAAATCCGAATCCAACAATGGAATATTACCAAAGGGATTTAGGATATATAAAATCAGTTTCTGAAGCTTTTACCCAACATCTAAAATCAAAAAGAATAAGGCAGATTAACGATAAGATGCAATTGTTTTTTAACCCGGAACCTCTTGATCCTGCAATTAATACAATTGCGCAAAATTTGAGAATTAGTATTGATAAAAATAATGCTTCAAAAGAATTATTAAATTCAATCAATTCAAATTATGCTTCACAAACATCCAAAATTTATGAATCGGCCATAAAAGACAATAAATATGTAGGATCAGACATTTGGAGTTTCTTTGACAGTAAAGTAAAAGATCAATGTATTGAAAATAAATACCGAAATATACTTATAGTTTTGACTGATGGTTATATGTTTTACGAAAGTACTGTAATGAAAGAAGAAAACCGAACGACTTACATAACTCCGGAAATAATTCGAAAAAATGGATTAAATACAAAAGACTGGGATAAAAAATTTAACGATCAGGATTTTGGTTTTATCAAAGCCAATGATGATTTGTCGAATCTTGAAGTTTTAGTTTTAGGAATAAATCCGGACAAAAAAAATCCATATGAAGAAAAAGTAATCAGAGCATATTGGACAAAATGGTTTACCGAAATGAAAATAAGTCATTTTGAAATAAAAAATGCCGATTTGCCTTCTAATATGGAGAAAATTATTAAAGATTTTATTCTAAATAAAGAATAAGCGTTACCCAAAACTAACGAATTGAAAGAGGAATTTTATTGTCCTCTTTTTTCTATTTATAAAATCTTCAAAAGTTATTTTCAAATTTTACCTGATTACGGATTTCCATAAAATACAGATTTCAAATAGGTTTAAGTTTGAATCATAATCTAAACCAAAAACTATGGAAATTAATATTCAACTTAAATCTTTGGCCGACAAAATCAATCAACTAAAAAGTAAAATCGAGACCGAAGAATCTACCAAACATGCTTTTGTACTTCCTTTTATTCATATTTTGGGATACGATGCTTTTAATCCGCTTGAGGTGGTTCCTGAATTTACAGCAGATCTTGGACTGAAAAAAGGAGAAAAGGTAGATTATGCTATTTTCCAGAACGGAGAGCCTATTATTATTGTAGAATGTAAAAGCTGGAAAGAAAAACTAACGATACATAATTCGCAATTGTTCCGCTATTTTCATGTTACCAAAACCAGATTTGCCCTTTTAACAAACGGTATTACGTATCAGTTTTTTACTGATTTAGACGATCAGAATAAAATGGATGAAAAACCGTTCCTGGAATTTGACATTACGAATCTTAAAGAAAATACCATCAATGAAATTGCCAAGTTTCACAAAGCCAATTTCGATGTCAATAATATTGTAAGCAATGCGAGTTCTCTTAAATATATCAAAGAAATCAAAAAGCAAATTAATGCCGAGTTAGAAAGTCCTTCTAACGAATTTACCCGACTTTTTGCCAATAAAGTTTATACAGGAAGACTTACTGAAAAAGTAGTCGATGAATTTAAAGATTTAGTTCAGAAATCAGTAAGTCAGTATATTAATGATAAAATTAATGATCGTCTTAATGCTGCTTTGACCAAAGAAACTATCAAACAGCAAGACGAAGAAACTGTAATCGTTGAAGATGATTCTAAAACTATTACAACCGAAGAAGAGCTTGACGCTTATCGCATTGTTGTTGCTATTTTGCGCAGAAAACTGCCCACTAACCGAATCATACATCGCGATACACAATCTTATTTCGGTATTTTACTTGATGATAATAATCGTAAACCTTTGTGCAGGTTACATTTAAACGGTGGAAAAAAATACATCAGTTTATTTAATGAAAATAAAAGCGAAACCAAATTAACTATTTCAACCATCGACGACATTTATCAATACGAAAAAGAACTCTTAGAAACAGTTGCACTTTACGAAACTGATAAAGGCTAAAAAATCAAGTATTAATACGCATTTTAAAGAAGGTATTTCTAATTAGATTTAGCGCCACAAAGTATCTTATTCTTTTTTGATTAAGATCTGGACAACATTGACCATACATTTAATTCTTTATCCAAAAAGCCTATGCAAAAAAACTACCTCATCTTATTTTTATTAATTACGTTTTTTTCCTGTAAAAAAGCTTCAGCTCCTCCTCCACCGGAAATTAATTCGTTTTTAAAACAAGTAATTACGCCCGATGACAGAAAAACGATTACTGCCGAAGAAGCAAAAACGTATCATGTCAACGACACTTATCAATATAAATACAGAACCGGGAATTCCGGACAATACGAATACAATTACGATGTAAAAGGAATCAACATTGATGGCGATTCGGTTTTTGGGAATATCAATGTTGAAGGAAAATATGGCGCAGGAATTTTACTTGGCGATACTATTCCTGATATTGAAATTAAAACTGAATGGGTTTCATACGGAAAACTAAATGCCACCGATTTAAATGGAAATAAATACCAATTAATTGTCAAATAAAAACGCTGATGAAATATACTTTACTCTTACTATTTGTTTTTTTTACTTCTTTTACACCTCCTCAAACCACTGTATATATTTGTGGCCCAACTGGTGCTAAAAAATACCATTATAGCCAAACCTGTCGTGGTTTATCATCTTGCAATCACGAAACTGTAAAAACATCACTAAAACAGGCACAAGGTTTAGGACTCACGCTTTGCGGATGGGAAGATTAAACATCTTCCCATTTTTATTATTTAATCATTTGATAATAATCGCTTTACGTTAAATTCACATTAGTTTTATTAATTTGATTAAAACTAAACGTTATGAAATTCTTCAACCTAAATTTTCTGGTTTCATTCAAAGAATGGCTGTTTTTAAGAGCTATGCAATCGTCTTTCCTTCATTAATAAATTACAATAAAATAAAGGAAATACTTATTTGAATGAATAAAATAGAGAACTCATTTTTGAACAAAGACCAATTTGGAGATGATTTCTTGTGGGGTGTTTCAACCGCCGCTTTCCAAATTGAGGGAGCTCACGATGCCGATGGAAAAGGTTCTTCTATTTGGGATGTTTTTACGTCGCAAAAAGGGAAAATAAAAAACGGACATCATGCCTTAACCGCTTGTGATTTTTATAATTCGTACCAAAACGATATCGACTTAATCCGGGAATTAAATATTCCGAATTTTAGGTTCTCTATCAGTTGGCCCCGAATTATGCCTACAGGAGTTCATCCAGTAAATCAAGCCGGTATCGAATATTACAATAAAATCATCGATGCTTTATTAGACACCGGAATAGAACCCTGGATTACACTTTATCATTGGGATCTGCCACATGCCTTAGAAACAAAAGGCGGCTGGACGAATCGCGAATCGGTTTCCTGGTTTTCAGAATATGTAGAAGTTTGTGCACAATATTTTGGAGATCGTGTAAAAAACTGGATGGTGATCAACGAACCCTCTGTATTTACCGGCGCAGGATATTTTTTGGGTATTCACGCTCCGGGCAAAAAAGGGATCACTAATTATCTTAAAGCCATGCATCACGTAACACTAGCTACGGCTGCTGGCGCGAAAATATTGAGAAACAAAATTCCCGAAGCGAATATTGGTACAACTTTCTCCTGCACGCATATCGAAGCCGCAACAGAAAGCGCTAAAGATATTGAAGCCGCAAAACGTGTAGACACTTTACTGAACAGAACTTTTATAGAACCTATTTTAGGATTGGGTTATCCGCAGAGTGATTTGCCGGTATTAAAGAAACTCAATAATTATATTTTAGACGACGATCTCAACAATTTATCTTTCGATTTTGATTTTATAGGCCTGCAATGTTACACTCGTGAGGTTGTAAAATCATCTATGTTGATTCCGTACATAGGCGCTGAACTAATAAGTGCCGAAAAGAGAAATGTAATCTCAACCGAAATGGGATGGGAAGTTTATCCTCCTGCCCTATATCACGTCCTGAAAAAATTCAACGAATACAAAGGCATTAAAAAAATTATCATTACAGAAAATGGTGCTGCTTTTCCTGATACTTTAAGCAACGGAAAAGTCTACGATATCAAACGCACCCATTATATTCAGGATCATTTAGAACAAATTTTAAAAGCCAGAAAAGATGGCCTAAATGTCGAAGGGTATTTTGTCTGGAGTCTTACCGATAACTTCGAATGGGCTGAAGGTTATAATGCCCGATTCGGCTTAATACATGTCGATTTCGACACGCAGCAACGAACCATTAAACATTCTGGATTGTGGTTTAAAGATTTCTTATCTTAAACCTGATACCTCAAAATATAAAAAGCCTTTCGCAATTAAGTCGTGAAAGGCTTTTTACATTTGAAATACAATCATTTATCGTTGAACTCTAAAAGGATATTGTTGTTTTAAGATTCCAATGGTAATCTTGCCATTATTTTTTAAATGAGCTGTCGCAAGAATATATCTTTCCTCGGGATAATTTATATCAAAACTAAAGATCGTATCTTTTACTTTCACCTGAAGCAAATGTTTACCTACATCTGATACCGGCAGTTCTGCTGTTTCATAATTGGGCATTGCATTTGTCGCTTTTAAGTTAATCTCCTGAACTTTCTTTTTATCCAGAAGCACTTCGAGTTTTAAGTTATCCAATTTCATGTCTGTTGGCTGCTCAAATGAGACAACATACTTTTTACAACCAAAAGTGCATAAAACAAGTAATAGTAATATAAGCTTCTTCATAAAGACGTTTTTAAACTGCTAGTGAATAGAAATCAAATTTACTGCAATATTTTTATAAATATAATCTGTGGGTATAATGTATGAAAATTTAATTAAAAATATTTATATATAACGAATAAATATAGAATAAATATAGATAATTTTATTACAATCCAACGGCTGAAAAAACAGCTTTTTATTGCTTTAAAAATGAGAAATTAGAAACAGAAAATTTTGAAAAATTATTTACAAAAAAAAGCAAAAAAAACACTCATTTCCCCTGTATTTATTAGGTTTAACGGTTATTTTTTCTTATCTTTATAGTATAAATAACAGATAATATATGCCAAAAAACAAACTATTTCAACAGCCAGATTACTCCTTAAAAAATTGTTCTTTTTACAACTTCACGCATTTTATTTTTCAAAATGCTTTCCAATTTCATTTCGAAATTTTTCCATTAAATCTTTTTGCTGCACAAACTATAAACATGCAGAAGACATTAGGACAAACGCTCCAATTTCAACCATAATTCTTTTTTCCGGATATATTTCTGAGCTATTGT encodes:
- a CDS encoding response regulator: MFKKVIIAEDLDAISLGIEQVLKDLNIVDFQHSKYCDDAFLKIRAAIHKNEPYDLLISDLSFKTDHREVKITNGDELVQKVRELQPDIKIIAYSVEDKSYRIKSLFDNAEIDGFVLKGLTSIQELKKAIHLISTSEGKYISPEVASALQEKNNYEIDDIDIKILKHLSDGTSQDEIVEIFKTSDVKANSKSALEKRLSRLKDFFKANNTVHLVSIAKDMGII
- a CDS encoding DUF4236 domain-containing protein; translated protein: MGFRFQKRIKLGGGFGFNISKSGISPSLKTKMGSFSKNSYSVKTGISGLRYQNSGCLVLFGFTGIIAFLIFTLKHL
- a CDS encoding excalibur calcium-binding domain-containing protein encodes the protein MNNRIKYTGIFIVIILLGLIISCSDSSDSSNSTDGSANSNCPTKTCGDFKTQGQAQATYDSNRSCYKNLDADNDGTACENLSKK
- a CDS encoding ABC transporter permease, yielding MKPLAQLFSLKKTEDSHIKTLDENEDDREQIRITYYQSGFAASIKATGKPIVLKACLQNLYMSFEDQCRKQKLDQDRLKQPYKEEQEKNRTELKKSEAAIGIYEKKEQDINTEIDQIKTEIIEVKRNPDKYGIEDGKGLKAQFYIGLFLLLPITLYVLVFYISASYSAFFKEFANDSLTAAIFDANALTNSFKASWLEGVLVTTIPFVFMGLGYVIHMVQKGKGIKNIFRMIALFVTTFLFDALLAYQIEKKIYEFNKTTDSAPYNLNIALGEAEFWMIIFAGFVVYIIWGLVFDFVMKEFENIDKIRAFIRGKRENLIDLEKLKTDYVNKVNDFKQQIATINGKISELQSKIDGFVFPVKEYLHYHHQYKEGWFQAINTEIALPYIEKTELLESCDLSSEEHLSKLNLVDPDFQHLVYSKN
- a CDS encoding type I restriction endonuclease, which produces MEINIQLKSLADKINQLKSKIETEESTKHAFVLPFIHILGYDAFNPLEVVPEFTADLGLKKGEKVDYAIFQNGEPIIIVECKSWKEKLTIHNSQLFRYFHVTKTRFALLTNGITYQFFTDLDDQNKMDEKPFLEFDITNLKENTINEIAKFHKANFDVNNIVSNASSLKYIKEIKKQINAELESPSNEFTRLFANKVYTGRLTEKVVDEFKDLVQKSVSQYINDKINDRLNAALTKETIKQQDEETVIVEDDSKTITTEEELDAYRIVVAILRRKLPTNRIIHRDTQSYFGILLDDNNRKPLCRLHLNGGKKYISLFNENKSETKLTISTIDDIYQYEKELLETVALYETDKG
- a CDS encoding GH1 family beta-glucosidase codes for the protein MNKIENSFLNKDQFGDDFLWGVSTAAFQIEGAHDADGKGSSIWDVFTSQKGKIKNGHHALTACDFYNSYQNDIDLIRELNIPNFRFSISWPRIMPTGVHPVNQAGIEYYNKIIDALLDTGIEPWITLYHWDLPHALETKGGWTNRESVSWFSEYVEVCAQYFGDRVKNWMVINEPSVFTGAGYFLGIHAPGKKGITNYLKAMHHVTLATAAGAKILRNKIPEANIGTTFSCTHIEAATESAKDIEAAKRVDTLLNRTFIEPILGLGYPQSDLPVLKKLNNYILDDDLNNLSFDFDFIGLQCYTREVVKSSMLIPYIGAELISAEKRNVISTEMGWEVYPPALYHVLKKFNEYKGIKKIIITENGAAFPDTLSNGKVYDIKRTHYIQDHLEQILKARKDGLNVEGYFVWSLTDNFEWAEGYNARFGLIHVDFDTQQRTIKHSGLWFKDFLS